In Gemmatimonadaceae bacterium, the following are encoded in one genomic region:
- a CDS encoding thiamine pyrophosphate-dependent enzyme — MTLTGGHLPVLELHADDYEYEMSDYEGARARWCPGCGDHSILTAVQRLLAAEQLVPENTVFVSGIGCSSRFPHYLKTYGFHGIHGRALPIATGIRLTRPDLTVFVVMGDGDCTSIGAGHWVHALRYNPDLTVMMLDNGIYGLTKQQTSPTTPQGFPSNTQPRGSWLPALNPLSVALGVTNASFVAQTAEWVPSHLYATLRAARQHRGLSFVRILQRCPIYSSAIFLRAVQDPANIAMLVHDDGVVVPELGKLYKNQIAHDPHDLDAARRMAGATDRLHLGVFFRDDSKPRYEETRRVPPRTAAERVALIEKELDRYAV; from the coding sequence ATGACGCTGACCGGCGGACACCTTCCGGTGCTCGAGTTGCACGCGGACGATTACGAATACGAGATGAGCGATTACGAAGGCGCGCGCGCCCGCTGGTGTCCGGGCTGCGGCGACCACTCGATCCTCACGGCAGTGCAGCGTCTGCTGGCAGCCGAGCAACTCGTGCCGGAGAACACGGTGTTCGTGTCGGGCATCGGCTGCTCCAGCCGCTTCCCGCACTATCTCAAGACGTACGGCTTCCACGGAATTCATGGCCGCGCGCTGCCCATCGCCACCGGCATCCGCCTCACCCGCCCGGATCTGACGGTGTTCGTGGTGATGGGCGACGGCGACTGCACGTCGATCGGGGCCGGCCACTGGGTACACGCGCTGCGATACAACCCTGACCTCACGGTCATGATGCTGGACAACGGCATCTACGGGCTGACCAAACAGCAGACGTCGCCCACCACGCCGCAGGGCTTTCCGAGCAACACGCAGCCGCGCGGCAGTTGGCTGCCCGCGCTCAATCCGCTCTCGGTGGCGCTGGGCGTGACCAACGCCTCGTTCGTGGCCCAGACGGCCGAGTGGGTGCCGTCGCACCTGTACGCCACGCTGCGCGCGGCGCGGCAGCACCGCGGGCTCAGCTTCGTGCGCATCCTGCAGCGCTGCCCCATCTATTCGAGCGCGATCTTCCTGCGGGCGGTGCAGGACCCGGCCAACATCGCCATGCTCGTGCACGATGACGGCGTGGTGGTGCCAGAACTCGGCAAGCTCTACAAGAACCAGATCGCGCACGACCCGCACGATCTGGACGCGGCGCGGCGCATGGCCGGCGCCACCGACCGCCTGCACCTGGGGGTGTTCTTCCGGGATGACTCCAAGCCCCGTTACGAGGAAACGCGGCGCGTGCCGCCGCGGACCGCGGCCGAACGGGTGGCTCTCATAGAGAAGGAGCTCGACCGCTATGCCGTCTGA
- a CDS encoding (Fe-S)-binding protein: MNALSVTLHAILILGGVGLVFGVFIALANKQLWVYEDPRIEIVTQMLPNANCGACGHPGCRAFAEGAVAGHIAPSECTVASDTVHSAIAAFLGVDAGSASRRVARVLCAGGTDVALSQADYRGLGTCSAAAAVAGGGKGCAWGCLGLADCERSCTFDAIRMSETGLPVVDVTKCTACGDCVEACPKGLFTILPLDAHLLVQCRNLIGGDDALDQCRVACTACGKCVQDAAPGLISVSSGVAVVDYERITLAEERAVERCPTGAIVWLTGAQFARVLATVGSESA; encoded by the coding sequence GTGAACGCCCTGTCGGTAACCCTCCACGCGATCCTGATCCTCGGTGGAGTCGGATTGGTCTTCGGCGTCTTCATCGCCCTGGCCAACAAGCAGCTGTGGGTCTACGAGGATCCGCGCATCGAGATCGTGACGCAGATGCTGCCCAATGCCAACTGCGGCGCCTGCGGACATCCGGGCTGCCGCGCGTTCGCTGAGGGCGCGGTGGCCGGGCACATCGCGCCCTCGGAATGCACGGTAGCCAGCGACACGGTGCACTCGGCGATTGCCGCTTTTCTGGGCGTGGACGCGGGCTCGGCGTCGCGGCGCGTGGCGCGCGTGCTGTGCGCGGGCGGAACGGACGTTGCGCTGTCGCAGGCCGACTATCGCGGGCTCGGGACCTGCTCGGCGGCGGCGGCGGTGGCCGGCGGCGGCAAGGGGTGCGCGTGGGGATGCCTGGGACTCGCCGACTGCGAGCGGTCGTGCACGTTCGATGCGATCCGGATGAGCGAGACGGGCCTGCCGGTGGTGGACGTCACCAAGTGCACGGCGTGCGGCGACTGCGTGGAGGCGTGCCCCAAGGGGCTGTTCACGATCCTCCCGCTGGACGCGCACCTGCTGGTGCAGTGTCGCAATCTCATTGGCGGAGACGACGCCCTCGACCAGTGCCGCGTGGCGTGCACCGCCTGCGGCAAGTGCGTGCAGGACGCGGCGCCGGGATTGATCAGCGTATCGAGTGGAGTGGCCGTGGTGGACTATGAGCGAATCACGCTGGCCGAAGAGCGCGCCGTGGAGCGCTGCCCGACCGGCGCGATCGTGTGGCTTACCGGCGCGCAGTTTGCCCGCGTGCTGGCGACCGTGGGGAGCGAGAGCGCATGA
- a CDS encoding 2-oxoacid:acceptor oxidoreductase family protein codes for MKLWTKDKPASGAPSAPPYPGIPRAVDGSGAVVAMETAGGEAAGAYPITPSTQMGEGWAAAVAEGRENVNGRRLLFFEPEGEHAAAAVTAGMSMSGLRATNFSSGQGIAYMHESLYAAVGKRLTYVLNVAARAMTKHALNVHAGHDDYHAVDDTGFFQIFAKDVQEAADLNLIAHRIAELSLNPGICAQDGFLTSHVIESVRLPEPALVKQYLGDPSDRIESPTPAQRLVFGDTRRRIPEMFDLDYPAMLGVVQNQESYAQGVAAQRPFYFDHVAALADRAFDEYAQFTGRRYARSTGYRLDDAEWVIVGQGSVVPNAMAVADHLREARGLKVGVLNLTMFRPFPADLVAGLLAGKRGVVVLERTDQPLAVDAPMLREIRAAMAKAVENGRALGGPVPHAGIPALRGEQVPDFFSGCFGLGSRDLQPGDLVAAVDNMLPGGARRRQFYLGVEFVHEGTRIPKLQIWQEKLLESYPHLKELSLARAEAPNLLPEGSTAVRIHSVGGWGAITMGKNLAMTAFELFGLQIKANPKYGSEKKGQPTTFYAVLAHDPILLNCELKHVDVVLSPDPNVFRHSDPLDGLADGGVFVIQSELAPDALWRTLPSRVRSAIRDRNIALFVLDAFAIAREEASDVEMRYRMQGAAFLGAFFRTSSLITSEQSTEEKVFAGVRKQFQKKFGHRGETVVEDNLRVIRRGFDQVLAVKPIVVEEHDEPGTVPHIPSLLDVPEAEDGIGNPGRFWEQVCTLCGLGQDGIADPFAAISAMPAATGAVRDMSGVRLEVPRFIAEKCTGCGQCWTQCPDSAIPGLVNSVEDLLTAAIDVSTNGVTFDRLRPVTKHWARETQRLFTKDPSLAVPAAFAAGYTAVADKMGWDAERRAETDREFAVVQERLAAFPLARTKPFFDAVEGREKGGGGLLSITVNPETCKGCNLCVAVCPDGALETIRQDEAALVELRRNWALWEHLPDTADRFVNVSDVDEGIGVLSSLLLKKDSYRSMVGGDGACMGCGEKTAVHLIVSSIHASMQPRVAKHVAKLDGLIAGLDAQARELLASGADLGAAVKAKGAVTVPVDAAKQERLKRITDTLDDLRDLRWRYVEGPGGNGRASMGMANSTGCSSVWASTWPYNPYPFPWVNHLFQDSPSIAIGLFEAQMRKMADNVAAVRRADLLHDGSYDAATHEPALHALTWQQFTDDEFALCPPIVSMGGDGAMLDIGFQNLSRLLASGKPIKVVVLDTQVYSNTGGQACTS; via the coding sequence ATGAAACTGTGGACCAAGGACAAGCCCGCATCGGGCGCGCCGTCGGCGCCGCCGTACCCCGGAATTCCGCGCGCCGTGGACGGCAGCGGCGCCGTGGTGGCCATGGAGACCGCCGGCGGCGAGGCCGCGGGCGCATATCCGATCACGCCGTCCACGCAGATGGGCGAAGGGTGGGCGGCGGCGGTGGCCGAGGGCCGCGAGAACGTGAACGGCCGCCGGCTGCTCTTTTTCGAACCCGAAGGCGAGCACGCGGCAGCGGCGGTCACGGCGGGGATGTCGATGTCCGGGCTCCGCGCCACCAACTTCTCGAGCGGGCAAGGCATCGCGTACATGCACGAGTCGTTGTACGCGGCCGTGGGCAAGCGGCTCACGTACGTGCTCAACGTGGCGGCGCGGGCGATGACCAAGCACGCGCTCAACGTGCACGCCGGCCACGACGACTACCACGCCGTGGACGACACGGGGTTCTTCCAGATCTTTGCCAAGGACGTGCAGGAGGCGGCGGATCTGAATCTCATCGCGCACCGGATCGCCGAGCTGTCGCTCAACCCGGGCATCTGCGCGCAGGACGGCTTTCTCACCAGCCACGTGATCGAGAGCGTGCGATTGCCCGAGCCGGCGCTGGTCAAGCAGTACCTGGGCGATCCCTCCGACCGCATCGAATCGCCCACGCCGGCGCAGCGCCTGGTGTTCGGCGACACGCGGCGCCGGATCCCCGAGATGTTCGACCTGGACTATCCGGCGATGCTCGGCGTGGTGCAGAACCAGGAGAGCTACGCGCAGGGCGTGGCCGCGCAGCGGCCGTTCTACTTCGACCACGTGGCGGCGCTCGCCGACCGCGCGTTCGACGAATACGCGCAGTTCACGGGCCGCCGCTACGCGCGGTCCACCGGGTACCGGCTGGACGACGCCGAGTGGGTGATCGTGGGCCAGGGATCGGTGGTGCCGAACGCCATGGCGGTGGCGGACCATCTGCGCGAGGCCCGGGGCCTGAAGGTGGGCGTGTTGAACCTGACGATGTTCCGCCCCTTCCCGGCGGATCTCGTGGCCGGGCTGCTCGCCGGCAAGCGGGGCGTGGTGGTGCTCGAACGCACCGACCAGCCGCTGGCCGTGGACGCGCCGATGCTGCGCGAGATCCGCGCCGCCATGGCCAAGGCCGTGGAGAACGGGCGGGCCCTGGGCGGCCCCGTGCCGCACGCGGGAATCCCGGCGCTGCGCGGCGAGCAGGTGCCCGACTTCTTCTCGGGCTGCTTTGGCCTCGGCAGCCGCGACCTCCAGCCCGGCGATCTGGTGGCGGCGGTGGACAACATGCTCCCCGGCGGCGCGCGTCGCCGGCAGTTCTACCTCGGTGTGGAATTCGTGCACGAGGGCACGCGCATTCCCAAGCTGCAGATCTGGCAGGAGAAGCTGCTCGAGAGCTACCCGCACCTGAAGGAGCTGTCGCTCGCGCGGGCCGAGGCGCCCAATCTGCTGCCCGAAGGTTCGACGGCGGTGCGCATCCACTCCGTGGGCGGATGGGGCGCCATCACGATGGGCAAGAACCTCGCGATGACGGCGTTCGAGCTGTTCGGACTGCAGATCAAGGCCAACCCCAAGTACGGCTCGGAGAAGAAGGGACAGCCGACGACGTTCTACGCGGTGCTCGCGCACGATCCCATCCTGCTGAATTGCGAACTGAAGCACGTGGACGTGGTGCTGTCGCCCGATCCGAACGTGTTCCGCCACAGCGACCCGCTGGACGGGCTCGCCGACGGCGGCGTGTTCGTGATCCAGAGCGAGCTCGCGCCCGACGCGCTGTGGCGCACCCTCCCTTCGCGCGTGCGGTCGGCGATCCGCGACCGCAACATCGCGCTGTTCGTGCTCGACGCGTTCGCGATCGCGCGCGAAGAAGCTTCCGATGTCGAGATGCGCTACCGCATGCAGGGCGCGGCGTTCCTCGGCGCGTTCTTCCGGACGTCGTCGCTGATCACGAGCGAGCAGTCCACGGAAGAGAAGGTCTTCGCGGGTGTGCGCAAGCAGTTCCAGAAAAAGTTCGGCCATCGCGGCGAGACCGTGGTGGAGGACAACCTGCGGGTGATCCGCCGCGGGTTCGACCAGGTGCTGGCCGTGAAGCCGATCGTCGTCGAGGAGCACGACGAGCCGGGCACGGTGCCGCACATCCCGTCACTGCTCGATGTGCCGGAGGCCGAGGACGGCATCGGCAATCCGGGACGGTTCTGGGAGCAGGTGTGCACGCTCTGTGGCCTGGGGCAGGACGGCATCGCCGATCCGTTCGCGGCGATCAGCGCCATGCCGGCGGCCACCGGCGCCGTGCGCGACATGAGCGGCGTGCGGCTGGAAGTGCCGCGGTTCATCGCCGAGAAGTGCACGGGCTGCGGTCAGTGCTGGACGCAGTGTCCGGACTCGGCGATTCCGGGACTGGTGAACAGCGTGGAAGATCTGCTGACCGCCGCGATCGATGTATCCACCAACGGCGTCACGTTTGACCGGCTGCGTCCGGTGACCAAGCACTGGGCGCGCGAGACGCAGCGCCTGTTCACCAAGGATCCGTCGCTCGCCGTGCCGGCGGCATTCGCCGCGGGCTACACGGCGGTGGCCGACAAGATGGGATGGGACGCCGAGCGGCGCGCCGAGACCGACCGGGAATTCGCCGTGGTGCAGGAGCGGCTTGCCGCGTTCCCGCTGGCGCGCACCAAGCCGTTCTTCGACGCCGTGGAAGGGCGCGAGAAGGGTGGGGGCGGCTTGCTTTCGATCACCGTGAACCCCGAGACGTGCAAGGGGTGCAACCTCTGCGTGGCGGTGTGCCCCGACGGCGCGCTGGAAACCATCCGCCAGGACGAGGCCGCGCTCGTGGAATTGCGCCGCAACTGGGCGCTGTGGGAGCATCTGCCCGACACCGCCGACCGGTTCGTGAACGTCTCGGACGTGGACGAGGGGATCGGCGTGCTGTCGTCGCTGCTGCTCAAGAAGGACAGCTACCGCTCGATGGTGGGCGGCGACGGGGCGTGCATGGGGTGCGGCGAGAAGACCGCGGTGCACCTGATCGTGTCGTCCATCCACGCGTCCATGCAGCCGCGGGTGGCCAAGCACGTGGCCAAGCTCGACGGGCTGATCGCGGGCCTCGACGCGCAGGCGCGCGAGCTGCTCGCGTCGGGCGCCGATCTCGGCGCGGCCGTGAAGGCCAAGGGCGCGGTGACGGTGCCGGTGGACGCGGCCAAGCAGGAGCGGCTCAAGCGGATCACCGACACCCTGGACGACCTGCGCGACCTGCGCTGGCGCTACGTGGAAGGGCCCGGCGGCAACGGCCGCGCTTCGATGGGCATGGCCAACAGCACCGGCTGCTCGTCGGTATGGGCGAGCACGTGGCCGTACAATCCGTATCCGTTCCCCTGGGTCAACCACCTGTTCCAGGATTCGCCGTCGATCGCGATCGGCCTGTTCGAGGCCCAGATGCGCAAGATGGCCGACAACGTGGCCGCGGTGCGGCGCGCCGATCTGCTGCACGACGGGTCGTACGACGCGGCCACCCACGAGCCGGCGCTCCACGCGCTGACGTGGCAGCAGTTCACGGACGACGAATTCGCCCTCTGCCCGCCGATCGTCTCGATGGGCGGCGACGGCGCGATGCTCGACATCGGATTCCAGAACCTCTCGCGGCTGCTCGCGTCGGGCAAGCCGATCAAGGTGGTGGTGCTCGACACGCAGGTGTATTCCAACACCGGCGGACAGGCGTGCACCTC